In Polynucleobacter ibericus, a genomic segment contains:
- a CDS encoding phosphoribosylaminoimidazolesuccinocarboxamide synthase, which yields MPALYATSIKSLPLLSKGKVRDVYALDDDKLLMITTDRLSAFDVVMGEPIPEKGIVLNQMANFWFDKLASVIPNHLTGIDPASVVTPDEVDQVKGRAVVAKRLKPILVEAVVRGYLAGSGWKDYKETGKVCGIALPEGLENAQKLPEPIFTPAAKAEMGEHDENISFEKVIEMIGEKLANQIREVSIRLYKEASEYAATRGIIIADTKFEFGLDANGQLVLMDEILTADSSRFWPAETYYVGSNPPSYDKQFVRDWLETAEVNGKLWPKTAPAPQLPADVIEKTAQKYREALTRLTQG from the coding sequence ATGCCTGCTTTGTACGCTACCTCGATTAAGTCTTTGCCTTTACTATCTAAAGGCAAGGTACGCGATGTCTATGCTTTAGATGACGACAAGTTACTCATGATTACGACTGACCGCCTCTCTGCATTTGATGTGGTGATGGGCGAGCCCATTCCTGAAAAAGGCATTGTCTTAAATCAAATGGCAAATTTTTGGTTTGATAAATTGGCATCTGTCATTCCTAATCATCTAACTGGTATTGATCCTGCTTCGGTAGTAACTCCCGATGAGGTGGATCAAGTAAAAGGACGTGCTGTAGTAGCTAAGCGCTTGAAGCCAATATTAGTTGAGGCGGTAGTGCGCGGCTATCTGGCTGGTAGCGGTTGGAAAGACTACAAAGAAACTGGCAAGGTGTGCGGCATTGCTCTGCCGGAAGGTCTAGAGAATGCACAAAAATTACCAGAGCCTATTTTTACACCTGCTGCCAAGGCTGAAATGGGTGAGCATGACGAAAATATCTCTTTTGAAAAAGTAATTGAAATGATTGGTGAAAAGTTAGCCAATCAAATCCGCGAAGTGAGTATTCGTTTATATAAAGAAGCTTCAGAATATGCAGCCACTCGTGGGATCATCATTGCCGATACTAAATTTGAATTTGGTTTAGACGCTAATGGGCAATTGGTGTTGATGGATGAGATCCTCACAGCAGACTCTTCTCGCTTCTGGCCGGCAGAGACCTATTATGTAGGCTCAAATCCACCTTCCTACGACAAGCAGTTTGTCCGTGATTGGCTTGAAACGGCCGAGGTAAACGGGAAGCTATGGCCTAAAACAGCCCCTGCACCACAATTACCAGCTGATGTGATTGAAAAAACTGCCCAAAAATATCGCGAAGCACTGACACGCCTAACTCAGGGATAA
- the fba gene encoding class II fructose-bisphosphate aldolase (catalyzes the reversible aldol condensation of dihydroxyacetonephosphate and glyceraldehyde 3-phosphate in the Calvin cycle, glycolysis, and/or gluconeogenesis), which produces MALVSLRQLLDHAAENGYGLPAFNVNNLEQVTAIMEAANEADSPVIMQASAGARKYAGEAFLRHLISAAVEAYPHIPVVMHQDHGQSPAVCMAAIKSGFTSVMMDGSLEADGKSVASYEYNVDVSKEVVKFSHSIGVTVEAELGVLGSLETMQGDKEDGHGADGKMTREQLLTDVEQAADFVKATQCDALAIAIGTSHGAYKFTKKPTGDILAIDRIKEIHARIPNTHLVMHGSSSVPQELLAEIREFGGDMKETYGVPVEEIQEGIKNGVRKINIDTDIRLAMTGAIRRYFIENPTKFDPRDYLKPAREAAKKVCIARFQAFGSAGQASKIKPISLEKMAELYKSGKLTQIVK; this is translated from the coding sequence ATGGCTTTAGTATCTTTAAGACAACTCTTGGATCATGCTGCTGAAAATGGTTACGGCCTGCCAGCATTTAACGTGAATAACTTAGAGCAAGTCACAGCAATTATGGAAGCGGCAAACGAGGCGGATTCTCCAGTAATCATGCAGGCTTCTGCTGGCGCGCGTAAGTATGCTGGCGAAGCGTTCTTACGCCACCTGATTTCTGCTGCAGTTGAGGCTTATCCACACATTCCGGTAGTGATGCATCAAGATCATGGTCAAAGCCCAGCTGTTTGTATGGCTGCGATTAAGAGTGGTTTTACCAGTGTGATGATGGATGGTTCCTTGGAGGCTGATGGTAAATCGGTTGCTAGCTATGAGTACAACGTAGACGTATCCAAAGAGGTGGTAAAGTTCTCCCACTCCATTGGAGTTACGGTTGAAGCTGAGTTAGGTGTATTGGGCTCACTTGAGACTATGCAGGGCGACAAAGAGGATGGTCATGGTGCTGATGGCAAAATGACTCGCGAACAATTATTGACTGACGTGGAACAAGCGGCTGATTTTGTCAAGGCAACTCAGTGCGATGCACTGGCGATTGCAATTGGTACCAGCCATGGCGCATATAAATTTACGAAGAAGCCTACAGGCGACATCCTAGCCATCGATCGTATTAAAGAAATCCATGCGCGCATTCCAAATACTCACTTGGTGATGCATGGCTCCTCTAGTGTTCCTCAAGAATTGCTTGCCGAGATTCGTGAATTCGGTGGGGATATGAAAGAGACTTACGGTGTTCCTGTTGAAGAAATTCAAGAGGGCATCAAGAATGGTGTACGTAAGATCAATATCGATACCGATATCCGTTTAGCAATGACTGGTGCGATCCGTCGTTACTTTATTGAGAATCCAACCAAGTTTGATCCCCGGGATTACTTGAAGCCAGCCCGTGAGGCCGCTAAGAAAGTATGTATTGCCCGCTTCCAAGCTTTTGGCTCTGCTGGTCAAGCCTCCAAAATTAAGCCCATTTCTTTAGAGAAGATGGCTGAGTTATATAAGAGCGGCAAATTAACTCAAATTGTGAAGTGA
- the pyk gene encoding pyruvate kinase produces the protein MLRATKIIATLGPASEKPEVLRDMIRAGVDVVRMNFSHGTVADHKARHDLVRTISAEAGKEVGIMADLQGPKIRVGKFVDSKILLKEGDKFTLDVACELGDQAKVGLDYKELPGDVNPGDRLLLNDGLVVLTVDSVKGGEIFTIVEQGGPLSNNKGINRAGGGLTAPALTEKDIADLDAAIAMGVDFLAISFPKDGADMAYARKLADAASAKYGVGKVRTIAKVERAEAIESEALKSIIAESDGIMVARGDLAIEVGNAAVPALQKRMIKWAREADKFTITATQMMESMINAPVPTRAEVSDVANAVLDGTDAVMLSAESAAGMYPVQTIKAMAEICVEAEKSDPVKLDTDFLDQTFARIDQTIALGALFTAHHLHANAIAALTDSGSTAIWMSRHNIHVPIFALTSKLATQRALSTYRNVTPIGLDYTKDRDTALQEVEACLKKVGAVKAGDTVVLTSGEPMGEPGGTNTLKIIHVK, from the coding sequence ATGTTGAGAGCAACAAAGATCATTGCAACCTTAGGGCCAGCCTCTGAAAAGCCTGAAGTCTTGCGTGACATGATTCGTGCTGGCGTGGATGTGGTGCGAATGAACTTCTCACACGGCACTGTTGCCGACCATAAAGCGCGTCATGATTTGGTGCGCACTATCTCCGCTGAAGCTGGTAAAGAGGTTGGCATCATGGCTGACTTACAAGGCCCTAAAATTCGGGTTGGTAAATTTGTGGATAGCAAAATTCTTCTTAAGGAAGGGGATAAATTTACCTTGGATGTAGCTTGTGAACTTGGAGATCAAGCCAAAGTAGGCCTTGATTACAAAGAGCTGCCAGGTGATGTGAACCCCGGTGATCGCCTTCTGTTAAACGATGGTTTAGTTGTTCTCACGGTAGATAGCGTTAAGGGTGGTGAGATTTTCACCATCGTTGAGCAAGGCGGACCTCTATCCAACAACAAAGGCATCAATCGTGCTGGCGGCGGTTTAACTGCTCCCGCACTGACTGAAAAAGATATTGCAGACTTAGATGCGGCGATTGCCATGGGCGTCGATTTTTTGGCAATTAGTTTTCCTAAAGATGGTGCCGACATGGCTTATGCCCGTAAGTTGGCTGATGCCGCTAGCGCGAAATATGGCGTAGGAAAAGTGAGAACGATTGCTAAGGTAGAGCGTGCTGAGGCGATTGAGTCAGAAGCACTCAAAAGCATTATTGCTGAGAGCGACGGCATTATGGTTGCACGCGGAGACCTTGCGATCGAAGTTGGCAACGCAGCTGTTCCTGCTTTACAAAAACGCATGATTAAGTGGGCACGTGAGGCGGATAAATTTACGATTACCGCCACGCAAATGATGGAGTCCATGATCAATGCTCCAGTTCCAACACGCGCAGAAGTCAGTGACGTTGCTAATGCGGTATTGGATGGTACCGACGCTGTCATGTTATCTGCTGAGTCTGCTGCGGGTATGTATCCGGTTCAGACTATCAAAGCCATGGCGGAGATCTGCGTTGAAGCAGAAAAGTCAGACCCCGTGAAATTGGATACCGATTTTCTGGATCAAACATTTGCGCGTATTGATCAAACGATTGCTTTAGGGGCTTTATTTACAGCCCATCACTTGCATGCCAATGCGATTGCAGCTCTAACAGATTCGGGCTCTACTGCAATTTGGATGAGCCGTCACAATATTCACGTTCCCATTTTTGCTTTGACTTCAAAGCTTGCCACCCAGCGTGCCCTGAGTACCTATCGTAATGTCACTCCGATCGGCTTGGATTACACCAAAGATCGCGATACTGCACTTCAAGAGGTTGAGGCATGTTTGAAAAAAGTAGGCGCAGTCAAGGCTGGCGATACAGTGGTATTGACTTCTGGGGAGCCAATGGGTGAGCCTGGTGGAACGAATACCCTCAAGATTATTCATGTGAAGTAA
- a CDS encoding phosphoglycerate kinase yields the protein MPESLFQVKRLSELAQSGQLKGKRVFIRADLNVPQDEAGNITEDTRIRASMPAVQMCLDAGAAVMVTSHLGRPTEGEFKPEYSLAPVADRIANLLNRKVPLISNWVNGGFEVNPGELVLLENCRLNVGEKKNNDELAKKIAALCDVYVNDAFGTAHRAEATTHGVAKFAPVACAGPLMAAELDALSRALASPKRPLVAIVAGSKVSSKLTILKALSEKVDELIVGGGIANTFMLAKGLPIGKSLAEPDLVDEAREIMEIMEKRGAHVPIPEDVVVANDLSPLARANRVPADQVAEDDMILDIGPKTAARLSIMLAHAGTIVWNGPLGVFEIDQFGGGTKMLAAAIAHSPAFSIAGGGDTLAAIAKYGIENQVDYISTGGGAFLEFLEGKTLPAFAVLAERAKD from the coding sequence ATGCCGGAATCCTTATTTCAAGTTAAGCGTCTAAGCGAATTAGCCCAATCAGGTCAATTAAAGGGTAAGCGGGTGTTTATTCGCGCCGACCTGAATGTTCCACAAGATGAGGCTGGAAACATTACTGAAGACACTCGCATCCGGGCATCTATGCCGGCGGTGCAGATGTGTTTGGATGCAGGGGCTGCTGTGATGGTGACTTCCCATTTAGGGCGTCCAACAGAAGGGGAATTTAAACCTGAATATAGTTTGGCGCCGGTAGCAGATCGGATTGCCAATTTATTAAACCGTAAGGTTCCTTTAATTAGCAATTGGGTTAATGGCGGCTTTGAAGTCAATCCAGGCGAGTTGGTATTACTGGAAAACTGTCGCCTGAATGTGGGTGAAAAAAAGAATAATGATGAGTTAGCAAAAAAGATTGCTGCTTTGTGTGATGTGTATGTCAACGATGCATTTGGAACAGCACATCGTGCTGAAGCAACTACTCATGGAGTAGCAAAATTTGCGCCTGTTGCATGTGCTGGACCTTTGATGGCTGCTGAATTGGATGCGCTGAGTCGTGCATTAGCAAGTCCTAAACGCCCTTTGGTGGCCATTGTTGCGGGCTCTAAAGTGTCATCGAAGTTGACGATTCTGAAGGCGCTTTCTGAAAAAGTAGACGAACTCATTGTTGGTGGCGGCATTGCTAACACCTTCATGTTAGCCAAAGGTTTGCCAATTGGTAAATCGTTGGCTGAGCCTGATTTGGTTGATGAGGCTAGAGAAATTATGGAGATCATGGAAAAGCGTGGCGCTCATGTACCCATTCCAGAAGACGTTGTTGTCGCGAATGACTTATCTCCATTAGCCCGCGCAAACCGCGTACCTGCAGATCAGGTTGCAGAAGATGACATGATTTTGGATATTGGCCCGAAGACCGCTGCGCGTTTATCAATCATGCTCGCTCATGCTGGCACGATTGTTTGGAACGGCCCATTGGGCGTATTTGAAATCGATCAATTTGGTGGTGGCACCAAAATGCTAGCTGCAGCTATTGCGCACTCACCGGCATTTTCAATTGCTGGCGGTGGCGATACTTTGGCGGCGATTGCCAAGTACGGCATTGAGAATCAAGTGGATTACATCTCTACTGGCGGTGGCGCCTTCTTAGAATTCTTAGAAGGCAAAACTTTGCCAGCCTTTGCAGTACTTGCTGAAAGAGCGAAAGACTAA
- a CDS encoding branched-chain amino acid transaminase translates to MSMSDRDGFIWTDGKLIPWREANVHVLTHSLHYGMGVFEGIRAYKTPQGTAVFRLPEHVKRLFNGTKIFQMNMPFTPEEISKGIIDVVNSNKLEACYIRPIIFIGSQKLGISPKGNSIHTSIAAWEWGAYLGEDGLNKGIRVKTSSFTRHFVNSSLVRAKASGYYINSILANQEVTANGYDEALLLDTEGYVSEGSGENLFMVRNGIVYTPDLASCLDGITRDSVIQIAKDLGYEVREKRITRDEVYSADEAFFTGTAAEVTPIRELDDRTIGDGKRGPITEKIQKTYFDAVYGRNDQYKSWLTYVK, encoded by the coding sequence ATGTCGATGTCCGACCGCGATGGCTTTATTTGGACTGATGGGAAGCTAATTCCTTGGCGTGAAGCCAATGTTCACGTGTTAACGCATAGCCTACATTATGGAATGGGCGTTTTTGAGGGCATCCGAGCCTATAAAACACCTCAGGGAACGGCCGTTTTCCGCCTCCCAGAGCACGTAAAGCGCCTCTTTAACGGCACCAAGATCTTCCAAATGAACATGCCCTTCACCCCAGAAGAGATCAGCAAGGGCATTATTGACGTGGTAAACAGCAATAAGCTGGAAGCCTGCTATATCCGCCCAATTATCTTTATTGGCTCCCAAAAGCTTGGGATATCCCCTAAGGGCAACAGTATTCATACCTCAATTGCAGCCTGGGAATGGGGTGCCTATTTGGGCGAAGATGGCTTAAATAAGGGCATTCGGGTTAAAACCTCCTCATTTACACGCCACTTTGTAAATTCCTCGTTAGTGCGTGCCAAGGCCTCTGGCTACTACATCAACTCCATTTTGGCTAATCAAGAAGTAACCGCCAATGGATATGACGAAGCTTTATTGCTCGATACCGAAGGCTATGTTTCTGAAGGCTCTGGCGAAAATCTATTTATGGTTCGCAATGGGATTGTGTATACACCAGACCTTGCTTCATGCTTAGATGGCATCACACGTGATTCTGTAATTCAGATTGCTAAAGACCTCGGTTATGAAGTTCGTGAAAAACGCATTACTCGCGACGAAGTTTATTCTGCTGATGAAGCATTCTTTACCGGCACAGCTGCTGAAGTTACTCCAATTCGGGAGTTGGACGATCGCACGATTGGTGATGGCAAGCGCGGACCAATCACCGAGAAAATTCAGAAGACCTATTTCGATGCGGTGTATGGCAGAAATGATCAGTACAAATCTTGGCTCACTTACGTTAAGTAA
- a CDS encoding zinc-finger domain-containing protein has translation MTQAQVVMVDGKDLPLHCPTNKTPAWNSHPRVFLDITKTGEAKCPYCGAEYKLIPGTEPHGH, from the coding sequence ATGACTCAAGCTCAAGTGGTAATGGTAGATGGTAAAGATTTACCTCTACATTGCCCTACCAACAAAACTCCCGCATGGAATTCGCACCCGCGCGTTTTTCTAGATATCACTAAAACCGGCGAAGCCAAGTGCCCTTACTGTGGCGCAGAGTACAAACTCATTCCCGGCACAGAGCCGCACGGTCACTAA
- the waaF gene encoding lipopolysaccharide heptosyltransferase II, with the protein MHSILIIAPNWIGDAVMTQPLLANLKEQFPESKIDVLASTWVAPIYRACSEIHEVIEAKFEHKQLQWGLRKKLAKELSTKKYQACFILPNSFKSALIPWLANIPFRIGYRGELRFGFINLALDNPSKFNRPPMVEHYLALGQLLKEESASASNKERIPQLNVSNAANKSVQAKLQNTKIDTGNIYIMCPGAEYGSTKRWPTSHFAQLAQRLIADNPTKQIILLGSKGDHVLAQEIQSKANQDSHIHNWCGETSLDEAIALIGMSKAVISNDSGLMHIAAALAIPQVAIFGSSDPAHTPPLSDKAKVIWLNLPCSPCHKRACPLGHLKCLNDIQSEQVFATLNTLQP; encoded by the coding sequence ATGCACAGTATTCTGATCATTGCCCCAAACTGGATTGGGGATGCGGTAATGACTCAGCCTTTATTGGCAAACCTCAAAGAGCAATTTCCAGAATCTAAAATCGATGTACTTGCCAGCACTTGGGTGGCGCCCATTTATAGAGCCTGCTCAGAAATTCACGAAGTCATCGAAGCAAAGTTTGAGCATAAGCAATTGCAGTGGGGTTTGCGAAAAAAGCTTGCTAAAGAACTTTCGACTAAAAAATATCAAGCCTGTTTTATATTGCCCAATAGTTTTAAGTCTGCACTCATACCCTGGCTTGCCAATATTCCCTTTCGGATTGGCTATCGCGGCGAGTTACGTTTTGGTTTTATTAACTTAGCGCTAGATAACCCAAGTAAATTTAATCGCCCACCTATGGTCGAGCACTATCTTGCATTAGGTCAACTTCTTAAGGAAGAGTCGGCCTCTGCATCAAATAAAGAACGCATCCCCCAATTAAATGTTTCTAATGCAGCAAACAAGTCTGTTCAGGCTAAGCTACAAAATACCAAGATTGATACCGGCAATATTTACATCATGTGTCCCGGCGCTGAATATGGATCAACCAAGCGCTGGCCAACCAGTCACTTTGCGCAACTGGCACAGCGATTAATTGCCGACAACCCAACTAAGCAAATCATTCTGTTGGGCAGCAAAGGTGATCATGTGCTTGCACAAGAAATTCAATCTAAGGCAAATCAGGATAGTCATATCCATAACTGGTGCGGCGAGACCTCCCTGGACGAAGCAATTGCACTAATTGGCATGAGTAAGGCAGTGATCAGTAATGACTCAGGATTAATGCATATTGCTGCAGCCCTCGCAATTCCTCAGGTGGCTATTTTTGGCTCAAGTGATCCGGCTCACACGCCCCCTCTATCTGACAAAGCAAAGGTCATTTGGCTAAACCTGCCATGTAGCCCATGTCATAAAAGAGCATGCCCTCTAGGTCATCTTAAGTGCTTAAATGACATCCAATCGGAACAAGTATTCGCTACACTGAATACACTCCAGCCTTAA
- a CDS encoding nuclear transport factor 2 family protein encodes MTKLARLFHNADDVVEAWRDALRHRDVQSALDIWLDDDAITCVLPEGHRLTGHAEIREGLERLLSKQPLFLEPIACISHSVLGAAVYDTTEAVHLRADQVEAEFFLNITLVLLQDSQGWRIAHLHASHSTEDTFDAPATPHGLH; translated from the coding sequence ATGACCAAACTTGCCAGACTCTTTCATAATGCAGATGATGTAGTAGAAGCATGGCGAGATGCTCTCAGACATCGCGACGTTCAAAGCGCTCTGGATATTTGGTTAGACGATGATGCTATTACTTGCGTCCTCCCAGAGGGTCATCGCCTAACTGGTCATGCAGAAATTCGGGAAGGCTTAGAAAGACTTCTTTCCAAACAACCTCTATTTTTAGAACCGATTGCCTGCATTAGCCACTCCGTTTTAGGTGCGGCCGTATATGACACCACTGAAGCAGTTCACCTCAGAGCCGACCAAGTAGAGGCAGAATTTTTTCTCAATATCACGCTCGTACTACTGCAAGATAGTCAGGGCTGGCGCATTGCCCACCTGCATGCGAGCCACTCCACAGAAGACACCTTCGACGCCCCCGCAACCCCGCACGGTTTGCATTAA
- a CDS encoding DUF2946 family protein, producing the protein MDDQVLRSLVKWPNVPDCFGWLALDRRGQWRMRDEFTQKNNLPGNVIQHAALNEFIARNYACDELGRYFFQNGPQRVFITLDITPWIVRITPSDHGQNFMNQCHQPMEPTAALSDEKGNIYIIGKVDHIVCNSSNHDNNQFIKSDCQTIALLHDHDLDHFSELAKLREEACSFGGSWVWQEKSLPLDPIHSEELASRFNFRAKPQP; encoded by the coding sequence ATGGATGATCAAGTACTACGGTCACTCGTGAAGTGGCCAAATGTGCCTGATTGCTTTGGTTGGCTTGCTTTAGATCGTCGCGGTCAATGGCGCATGCGAGATGAGTTCACACAAAAAAATAATCTCCCAGGCAATGTGATTCAACATGCAGCCCTCAATGAATTTATTGCACGTAACTATGCCTGCGATGAACTCGGTAGATACTTTTTTCAAAACGGGCCGCAACGTGTTTTTATTACTTTGGATATTACCCCTTGGATAGTCAGAATCACTCCGAGCGACCATGGTCAAAATTTCATGAATCAATGCCATCAACCAATGGAGCCCACCGCCGCGCTTAGCGATGAGAAGGGCAATATTTATATTATCGGCAAGGTAGATCACATTGTTTGTAATAGCAGTAACCATGACAACAATCAATTTATTAAAAGCGATTGTCAAACCATTGCCCTCTTACATGATCACGATCTGGATCATTTTTCTGAGTTAGCTAAGCTGCGCGAGGAAGCATGCAGTTTTGGGGGTTCTTGGGTTTGGCAAGAAAAATCACTACCTTTAGATCCTATTCATTCTGAAGAACTAGCCTCTCGCTTTAACTTCAGAGCAAAACCGCAGCCCTAG
- a CDS encoding M48 family metalloprotease, translating to MQDIKSVPKTTFLSRTLAVWLMLGLAWSGFPAHAAPPIGDVSVEGNSAALENIGRAMQSPDARPANAPTRSSLRSQPTIILPDMGDPGGDSLSRVDERKYGEMIMRQIRPDPDYSNDLPLYDFLNQMERRLLQAARKLQLGGANEQGSGAYDFEVFAVKDSSINAFALPGGFIGFHTGLIVSAESDSEVASVMGHETGHVLQRHLARQMDKQTTNMMIALAGIVLGALAASRNPSAGAGLMQGGQAAAINNQLSYSRDAEREADRVGFQILDASGYDVNGAPGFFQRLQKATGIMDKGVPTYVRTHPLTTDRIADMQDRARTVPARNVSSSVEFYFIKARARMEQAGSSSGMYDLKNTFDSLSKQAQIGKQMEGFYGLALIAQRQGKIDQAEFNLQQARNLAQKASAPGSPIQRQSLSLDVTASELALAKGKGEEALQIAQATLRAYPQSYAAGAAMINAELKLGRTNEAISWLKARTRSQPNEIVWWNLLSKAYDQAKNVPMRHYALGEKYALEGAWPSAIEQLRIARSAGGADFYQGSSIDARLREMQRQYQDELKEQGKQMPG from the coding sequence ATGCAAGACATAAAGTCAGTTCCAAAAACCACATTTTTAAGCCGCACCTTGGCCGTTTGGCTGATGCTGGGGCTCGCTTGGTCTGGATTTCCTGCTCACGCTGCACCCCCTATTGGGGATGTCTCCGTGGAGGGCAATTCTGCTGCTCTCGAAAATATTGGTCGAGCCATGCAATCCCCTGATGCTCGTCCAGCGAATGCGCCAACACGAAGCTCTTTACGTAGCCAGCCAACAATCATCCTGCCTGATATGGGTGATCCAGGCGGTGATTCTCTTAGTCGAGTGGATGAACGTAAGTATGGCGAAATGATCATGCGTCAAATTCGACCTGATCCTGACTATTCCAATGATTTACCTCTTTATGACTTTTTAAATCAGATGGAGCGTCGTTTATTGCAGGCTGCCCGTAAGCTGCAATTAGGGGGCGCAAATGAACAAGGAAGCGGCGCCTATGATTTTGAAGTGTTTGCCGTTAAAGATAGCAGTATCAATGCGTTTGCATTACCGGGCGGTTTTATTGGCTTTCATACGGGCCTGATTGTGAGCGCTGAATCCGATTCTGAGGTGGCTTCAGTGATGGGGCATGAGACTGGTCATGTATTGCAGCGTCACCTAGCGCGTCAGATGGATAAGCAAACAACCAATATGATGATTGCATTGGCCGGTATTGTCTTGGGAGCCTTAGCAGCTTCACGCAATCCCTCTGCGGGCGCTGGTCTGATGCAAGGCGGTCAAGCTGCGGCGATTAATAATCAACTCTCTTATTCAAGAGATGCTGAGCGTGAGGCTGACCGAGTCGGTTTTCAGATATTGGATGCCAGTGGATACGACGTAAATGGAGCGCCAGGCTTTTTCCAGCGCCTACAAAAAGCGACTGGCATTATGGATAAAGGTGTGCCTACCTACGTGCGCACCCACCCTTTGACAACTGACCGTATTGCTGACATGCAAGATCGGGCGCGTACTGTACCTGCACGTAATGTGTCAAGTTCCGTTGAGTTTTATTTCATTAAAGCGCGAGCACGGATGGAGCAGGCAGGTAGCTCAAGTGGAATGTATGACTTAAAAAATACCTTTGATAGTTTGAGTAAGCAAGCACAAATTGGTAAACAGATGGAAGGTTTTTATGGCTTAGCACTGATTGCACAGCGCCAAGGGAAAATAGATCAGGCCGAATTTAACCTACAGCAAGCCCGTAACTTAGCTCAGAAAGCAAGTGCACCGGGATCGCCAATTCAGAGGCAAAGTTTGTCTTTGGATGTTACTGCTTCTGAACTTGCGCTTGCTAAAGGTAAGGGCGAAGAAGCTCTTCAAATTGCTCAGGCTACCTTACGTGCGTATCCGCAATCATATGCGGCTGGTGCCGCTATGATTAATGCTGAATTAAAACTAGGTCGTACTAATGAAGCCATCTCTTGGTTAAAGGCTCGCACAAGATCTCAGCCAAATGAAATTGTTTGGTGGAACTTGCTTTCTAAGGCCTACGATCAGGCTAAGAATGTACCTATGCGTCATTACGCGCTGGGTGAAAAATATGCGCTTGAAGGTGCTTGGCCTTCTGCAATTGAGCAACTTCGCATTGCCCGCTCTGCTGGCGGGGCTGACTTTTATCAAGGGTCTAGTATCGATGCGCGTCTCCGCGAGATGCAGCGTCAGTATCAAGATGAGCTCAAGGAGCAGGGTAAGCAAATGCCAGGCTAG
- the moaC gene encoding cyclic pyranopterin monophosphate synthase MoaC, translated as MNKLTHFDASGQAHMVNVGDKPNTHRIAIASGKITMLPDTFKMVESGTHKKGDVLGIARIAGIQASKRTSDLIPLCHPLALTHVSLEFQTNSKDSSITCQVRAETTGPTGVEMEALTAVQVALLTIYDMCKAVDRGMVMGDVKLLEKSGGKSGEWKQG; from the coding sequence ATGAACAAACTAACTCATTTTGATGCCAGCGGGCAAGCCCACATGGTAAACGTTGGTGATAAGCCTAACACTCATCGCATAGCTATTGCTAGCGGCAAGATCACCATGCTTCCCGATACCTTCAAAATGGTTGAATCCGGTACCCACAAAAAGGGGGATGTCCTAGGTATTGCCCGCATTGCTGGAATTCAAGCCTCCAAGAGAACATCCGATCTAATTCCGCTCTGCCATCCGCTAGCACTCACTCATGTGAGTCTAGAATTCCAGACCAACTCCAAAGACAGCAGCATTACTTGCCAAGTCAGAGCAGAAACCACAGGTCCAACCGGCGTCGAAATGGAAGCCCTCACCGCAGTCCAAGTTGCCCTCCTCACAATCTACGATATGTGTAAAGCTGTTGACCGCGGCATGGTGATGGGTGATGTGAAGCTTCTTGAGAAGAGTGGTGGGAAGAGCGGGGAATGGAAGCAGGGTTAG